A DNA window from Camelina sativa cultivar DH55 chromosome 17, Cs, whole genome shotgun sequence contains the following coding sequences:
- the LOC104757920 gene encoding tubby-like F-box protein 5 isoform X2 — protein sequence MTYHLYLSLSPALLVESGKFLLSAKRTRRTTFTEYVISMDADNISSSSSTYIAKLRSNFLGTKFIIYDTAPANNGCQILSPPNRSRRFNSKKVSPKVPSGNYNVAQVTYELNLLGTRGPRKMHCTMHSIPSLALETGGIVPGQPEVLQRSLDEAFRSIGSSKILDFSGDFSSARFSDIVVPQEEEGKEGPLLLRNKPPRWHPQLQCWCLNFRGRVTIASVKNFQLVSAATVQPCSGSDATKTLTTRPSAPAQQPGPSDHEKIILQFGKVGKDMFTMDYRYPLSAFQAFAIYLSSFDTKLACE from the exons ATGACTTACCATCTTTACCTTTCTCTTAGTCCTG CCTTACTTGTTGAAAGTGGAAAGTTTCTTCTCTCGGCAAAGCGCACACGGAGAACTACATTCACAGAGTATGTGATATCAATGGATGCTGACAACATTTCAAGCTCAAGTAGCACTTACATTGCCAAACTGAG GTCTAACTTTCTTGGGACAAAATTCATAATATACGACACAGCGCCTGCGAACAACGGTTGCCAAATACTGTCACCACCAAACCGGAGTCGTAGGTTCAACTCCAAGAAAGTCTCACCCAAAGTCCCCTCTGGAAATTACAACGTCGCTCAGGTTACATATGAGCTGAACCTGCTTGGAACCCGTGGACCGCGCAAGATGCATTGCACTATGCACTCTATCCCCTCCTTGGCTCTAGAAACCGGCGGCATTGTCCCTGGCCAACCTGAGGTTCTGCAACGTTCCCTTGATGAAGCTTTCCGCAGCATCGGTTCCTCAAAGATACTCGACTTCTCAGGAGATTTCAGCAGCGCCCGGTTCTCAGACATTGTTGTAccgcaagaagaagaaggaaaggaggGACCTTTGTTGCTAAGAAACAAACCGCCAAGGTGGCACCCACAGTTGCAATGCTGGTGCCTTAACTTCAGAGGGAGAGTGACAATTGCCTCGGTAAAGAACTTCCAGTTGGTATCCGCCGCAACGGTTCAGCCCTGTTCTGGTAGTGATGCGACTAAAACATTGACCACGAGACCATCAGCACCAGCACAGCAGCCAGGGCCATCAGATCATGAGAAGATCATACTACAGTTTGGGAAAGTGGGCAAGGACATGTTCACTATGGACTATCGCTATCCTCTCTCTGCCTTTCAAGCCTTTGCTATTTACTTGAGCAGCTTCGACACTAAATTGGCATGTGAATAA
- the LOC104757919 gene encoding uncharacterized protein LOC104757919, giving the protein MPETEYSFGRSLLSLRRDQAHLMDPTAFPEPMSMEVELDSFQRQVAEKFIDLNASAADDEILSLEWIGKLLDSFLGCQEDFRVIIFNHKSELLKQPMDRLIEDYFERSVKALDVCNAIRDGIEQIRQWKQLIEIVISALDTSQRQQLGEGGIHRAKKALIDLAIGMLDEKDSSNTLAHRNRSFARNKDHNQHIGYFRSLSWSVSRSWSAARQLQGIGHNLATPRTSDVMATNGLALTVYTMTSILLFVTWVLVAAIPCQDRGLHVHFYFPRHFQWAVPVMSLHDKIMDESKKRDKKKKGCGLLKEINQIERSSRILSELIDSDNFSLTDEEGLEVKERVQELMHVCGAMKDGLDPFDRKVRDVFHQIVRSRTEALDSLGKIQNQE; this is encoded by the coding sequence ATGCCAGAGACAGAATATTCGTTTGGAAGGTCATTACTTAGTTTGCGTCGTGACCAAGCGCACCTAATGGATCCAACAGCCTTCCCCGAGCCTATGAGCATGGAGGTGGAGTTAGATTCTTTTCAAAGACAAGTAGCGGAAAAATTCATCGATCTTAATGCCTCTGCGGCTGATGATGAGATCCTCTCACTTGAATGGATAGGGAAacttcttgattcttttcttgGTTGCCAAGAAGATTTCCGAGTTATAATATTCAACCACAAGTCTGAGCTCCTTAAACAGCCAATGGACCGATTGATAGAAGACTACTTCGAAAGGAGTGTCAAGGCTCTTGATGTATGCAATGCCATCCGTGATGGTATCGAGCAAATCCGACAATGGAAGCAACTGATTGAAATCGTCATATCCGCTTTGGACACTAGCCAAAGACAACAACTTGGCGAAGGAGGAATCCACCGTGCAAAGAAAGCTTTGATTGATTTAGCTATCGGAATGCTAGACGAGAAAGACTCTTCTAACACTTTGGCCCACCGTAATCGCTCTTTCGCACGCAACAAAGACCATAATCAACACATTGGCTATTTTAGGTCACTTTCTTGGAGCGTTTCCCGGTCATGGTCGGCTGCTAGGCAGCTACAAGGCATTGGACATAACCTAGCAACGCCTCGAACCAGCGATGTTATGGCCACCAATGGCCTAGCCCTCACGGTCTATACGATGACATCAATATTATTGTTTGTAACATGGGTTCTTGTCGCAGCCATACCTTGCCAAGACCGTGGTTTACATGTCCATTTCTATTTCCCAAGGCATTTCCAGTGGGCAGTACCAGTCATGTCCTTGCATGATAAGATCATGGATGAATCaaagaaaagagacaaaaagaagaagggtTGTGGACTACTTAAAGAGATTAACCAAATCGAGAGGAGCTCAAGAATATTAAGTGAATTAATTGATTCAGATAATTTCTCATTAACCGATGAGGAAGGGTTAGAGGTGAAGGAGAGAGTTCAAGAATTGATGCATGTGTGCGGAGCCATGAAAGATGGTTTGGATCCATTTGATAGGAAAGTGAGGGATGTCTTCCATCAGATTGTTCGTAGCCGCACTGAGGCTCTTGATTCACTTGGAAAGATTCAAAATCAAGAATAA
- the LOC104757920 gene encoding tubby-like F-box protein 5 isoform X1, whose translation MSFRSIVRDVRDSIGSFSRRSFEAKVSNGIHEKSKSHGASVETLNKDLVVIKNTRWANLPAELLRDVMRKLDESESTWPARKQVVACAGVCKMWRLMCKEIVKSPEFSGKLTFPVSLKQPGPREGTIQCFIKRDKSNMTYHLYLSLSPALLVESGKFLLSAKRTRRTTFTEYVISMDADNISSSSSTYIAKLRSNFLGTKFIIYDTAPANNGCQILSPPNRSRRFNSKKVSPKVPSGNYNVAQVTYELNLLGTRGPRKMHCTMHSIPSLALETGGIVPGQPEVLQRSLDEAFRSIGSSKILDFSGDFSSARFSDIVVPQEEEGKEGPLLLRNKPPRWHPQLQCWCLNFRGRVTIASVKNFQLVSAATVQPCSGSDATKTLTTRPSAPAQQPGPSDHEKIILQFGKVGKDMFTMDYRYPLSAFQAFAIYLSSFDTKLACE comes from the exons ATGTCGTTTCGTAGCATTGTTCGTGATGTTAGAGATAGTATAGGGAGCTTTTCGAGACGTAGTTTCGAAGCTAAAGTGTCTAATGGGATTCATGAGAAGAGTAAATCTCACGGTGCATCGGTTGAGACACTTAATAAAGATCTTGTTGTAATCAAGAACACTCGTTGGGCTAATTTGCCAGCTGAACTGCTACGAGATGTGATGAGAAAGTTGGATGAAAGCGAGAGCACGTGGCCTGCTCGTAAACAAGTTGTTGCTTGTGCTGGTGTCTGCAAAATGTGGAGATTAATGTGTAAAGAGATTGTGAAAAGTCCTGAGTTCTCCGGCAAACTCACGTTTCCTGTTTCGTTGAAACAG CCGGGGCCTAGGGAGGGAACCATACAATGTTTTATCAAAAGGGACAAGTCTAATATGACTTACCATCTTTACCTTTCTCTTAGTCCTG CCTTACTTGTTGAAAGTGGAAAGTTTCTTCTCTCGGCAAAGCGCACACGGAGAACTACATTCACAGAGTATGTGATATCAATGGATGCTGACAACATTTCAAGCTCAAGTAGCACTTACATTGCCAAACTGAG GTCTAACTTTCTTGGGACAAAATTCATAATATACGACACAGCGCCTGCGAACAACGGTTGCCAAATACTGTCACCACCAAACCGGAGTCGTAGGTTCAACTCCAAGAAAGTCTCACCCAAAGTCCCCTCTGGAAATTACAACGTCGCTCAGGTTACATATGAGCTGAACCTGCTTGGAACCCGTGGACCGCGCAAGATGCATTGCACTATGCACTCTATCCCCTCCTTGGCTCTAGAAACCGGCGGCATTGTCCCTGGCCAACCTGAGGTTCTGCAACGTTCCCTTGATGAAGCTTTCCGCAGCATCGGTTCCTCAAAGATACTCGACTTCTCAGGAGATTTCAGCAGCGCCCGGTTCTCAGACATTGTTGTAccgcaagaagaagaaggaaaggaggGACCTTTGTTGCTAAGAAACAAACCGCCAAGGTGGCACCCACAGTTGCAATGCTGGTGCCTTAACTTCAGAGGGAGAGTGACAATTGCCTCGGTAAAGAACTTCCAGTTGGTATCCGCCGCAACGGTTCAGCCCTGTTCTGGTAGTGATGCGACTAAAACATTGACCACGAGACCATCAGCACCAGCACAGCAGCCAGGGCCATCAGATCATGAGAAGATCATACTACAGTTTGGGAAAGTGGGCAAGGACATGTTCACTATGGACTATCGCTATCCTCTCTCTGCCTTTCAAGCCTTTGCTATTTACTTGAGCAGCTTCGACACTAAATTGGCATGTGAATAA